The nucleotide window ATATTCCTAACCAGATTGTTTTTTTACATCCTGAGAATTCAACAATGCTTATTCCTGCCTTGCTTGAAAATTTTACCATAAAAATTCCTGAAGCTTCTTTAGGCGCAATATCAACATCATATTATACTTATGGAGAAGTTCAGGGCTACTCAAATTGGATCAGACCCTATCTACAATAGGATGCAAAAATTATAGCAATTAATACAAATTAATAACAGTTAATACGATTCTTAAGACCAAATGAATTTTAATAAAAATAAAATGAAAACATTGATTTATTTTTTTCTGCCTTTCATAGCAATAACAATACAGGGACAGATTGGAATTAACACCCAGACGCCCGAGGCTACGTTGGAAGTTGTAGGAAAACCAAATGACACCAATCATTATGACGGGATTATTCCTCCAAGGATTACAGGAAACCAACTCGCAGCAAAAACATATTCATCTGCAAAAAAAGGAGCTGTCGTCTTTGTAACATCTCCGGCCACTAATTTTTCCGGTCAGGTCATTCATATCACAAAGTCTGGATTGTATTATTTTGATGGTGATCTATGGAAGTCATTTATACAAGAAGACCCACTAAATACAGTCGCACTCAAGGGCAACACTTCGACGGTTGAACTTATTGTCAGGAACAATTTGCATCTAAATTTTGATGAGAAAGAAAATTACATACTAGGAAATAACCGAAGCCCAATCACAGGTGACTATAATTCTATTTTGGCGTCTGATTCCAATATAACGTCCGGAAAGGGAAATTCAGCCAGTGCGTACGCAATGTCTCAAGGCCAAATTACAGGTAAACTTAATTATGGAGCAGGAGTTTCGGCATTGAATGGAATTGCAAATGGGGTGATTTCCGGAAGCAGAAATATCGGAATTGGTCCGGGAGCTATGTCCTACATTACTTCAGGAAATGATAACATATCAATTGGCTATCTGTCAGGAACAGGAAACCGAACAGGGTCTAACAATATTTTCATTGGCATTGGCGCTGGTAGCCCGGCCACAGGAAACAGAAGCGTAAGTAATAAACTCGCTATACATTCAACCCCCGTTACAACAAGTTCAACCAGCTTTTGGGATAGTATCACGAACAATTATACGGATTACAAATTTGCTTTGATTTCGGGGGATTTTTCTGAGAGATGGTTAAATATAAATGGCAAGCTAAGCGTTACACCTTCCCAAATGCCCAATGCAGACGGAGATTCATCCTATACGAAAAAAGTAGTTGCCAAAGCGGATGGTACATTTGGCTTTGCATCAGAAACAATTCCACCGCCACCAGCTACCGGAACTTATATTTTAAAGAGCGTGAATGGTGTACCAAATTGGGAATTACCATAGAACGATAGTTTGCAGTTTTTTTCACCTCACGATGTATAGGTTAATCGTTTTAAAATCTAAAAATAAAAACAATGAAAAACTATTACGAATTTTTATTTCTGTTGATTGGAATTTCACTAACATCTTGCAAATCTATCATATCGAATCAAGGTAAGCCTTTAAAATACAATTCTTTAGAGCTAAATCATAAATATGAGATTCAGGATTTTAAAGCTAAAATCCATAAAATAAAGATTACTTCGATAGATGGCAAAAATGTTTACGGTATTTCTAAAAAAGGAGATTCTATCACAATTGATAAAAAACAGATCAGAGAAGTGAAAAAAGTAAAAATTGCAGGCTCTATCGTTGTTGGTATTGTTGCACTTGCAACAGTGATTTTTGTACCAATTTAAAAACAGTCAAAATTTTTCATTACAAAAATAAAGCAAAGCGGGATTATAAATTTGAAAAAAGATGGGAACCGATGAAAAAGACGGGATTATCGTTATCAGGATCAACAAGCAAAAAAAGAAATACTGGAGGAAGATATGTTCAGAAAAGAAAATCTCTATGACAAGTCTAATTATCAATTCTGCAGAAAACAGGATTTTGGATGATGAGAGGAGAATAGTATTAGCGTTCATTGAAAAACAAGATAATCTATTCGTGAAAATAGAAACCAACATCAATCAGATCGCAAAAATTGCAAATGCTCAAAAATTTATCAGCGCAGCAGACCTGCAAGATTTTTCTAACAAGTTATCTGAAATAGCTGATTTGAAGATAAAGCAGAATGATATTTTTATTAAAATATATTCTTTGCTCGGACAATGATCGTTAAAATAATGAAACCGGCGGGTTCCAGCTTTCCAGGGGTCAATTACAACGATAAAAAAGTGAATAAAGGAATTGGGGAATTGATGCTGATGAAAAATTTTCCTTCGTTCATTAATGAAGCCAGTAGTCAGAAGGAGGTTCGGGATTATTTAAAATCAATTTCAAAAAACGAAAAAGTAAAGAAACCCCAATTTCACTCAGTCATTTCAACCAAGTTTCAGTGGCACAGCAAAGAAGAACTGAAAAATGTTGCAGAAGGTTTTATGAGTGAAATGGGATACGGGACACAACCTTTCATTGTTGTATTTCATAAGGACACAGATAATAATCACGTCCACATTGTTTCCACAAGGGTTGATAAGCAATCCGGAAAGAAGATCGATGACAGTTACGAGAGGCTTAAAGCTCAAAAGGCATTATGTAATACAATGGGAAAATTGTACGGCCAGAGTCCAGAAGCAGAATTGCACAAACTCCTAAATTACAAAATAAGTTCGTTCAGTCAATTGGAAACTTTGCTTCATAGAAATGGTTATAAAATAAACAGAAACACAAATGATGAAAATTTTTATAGCATTTTAAAAAACGGAGTCATACAGCGAACACTTTCAGGGAATCAAATTGTTTTCGACAATAGTAAAAGTGACAGCAGAGCCAGACAGATTAAAGCCATTCTGAATAAATATAAGGAACTGTATTCCAACAAAGTTTTCAAAGTGGAAGACAATAGGCGAAGTCAATCAATGTTACCACAAGAAAAGATAGCTGACAGAGAAAATCTTTCAAAATCAAAAATTGAATTTGAAAGTGAGCTTCAGAAAAAGTTGAAAGATGTTTTCGGGATCGACATTGTATTTCATCAAAAAGAAGGTTTAAAACCTTTTGGTTACACGTTGATAGACCATAAAACAGGTAGCGTCTACAAAGGGAGTGAGATTTTGAAAATGAATGAATTATTTGAATTCACTTCCGAAACTTTGGATAAAAAGCTTTTCGAAATCTTAAAAGATTATAACATTCCAAATCAGGAATCAAGAGAAATACTGCTGGAGTTTTTGAAAAAGCAATATCGGGAAACAGAGATTAAGGATTTTATGCTATTTGAAAATAGGGGAAAGAAAGATTTGGAAACCTACCGAAAAGTCCAGTTTGAAGTAAAGGATTTTATCAGAAATAACAAAAACACAAATGATGAAAAAAAAGATATTTCTATAACGACTGCTGAAGACGGAAAGCTGTATGCTGTTCATACCAGATTCCATTACGTGGTTGAACTTCAACCATTAATCGGAGAAAAGGAGTATCAAAAATTTCTAAATCCCATAGGCATAAATGAAGTGCAGACAGAAAACCGGACTGAAAATAATAAAAAAACAGAATTAAACAAAGCCGTCAACGAAATGCTATTTGAATGGATGAAAAGTTCAGGAACGGCAAAAGACCCTGCTGAAAACGAACTCAAGAAACGAAAGAAGAAGAGGCGGTAAGGCCTAAATTCCGGCTTCCGATAAAAATTTACAGCTAATAATTATCAAACAAAAACCATTAACCAACCAATGATCATCACTTTTGCCACCCAAAAAGGAGGAACCGGAAAAACAACATTGGCGATTGCTTTAGCCAATTATATTTCCACTAATTCCGAAATAAAAATCAATGTGTTTGATTTCGATTATCAGAAATCCTTTTACTACAAATGGAAAGAAGATGAAGTGTTGGAAATTCCAAAATTGTACGATGTTGAGATTATTGGTGAAGATGATGGGCAGCCTTTTTCGGACTTTGATACTCTTATTGATCTGAAAGAAAGCGAGGAGATCAATCTCTTTGATCTGGCAGGAACACTTGATGCTAAATACAGCGACTTATTGATATACAGCGATTTTATCGTGATCCCATTTGAATATTCCGATGTATCTGTAAAATCAACGTTGGTTTTTATCAATATGCTGGGATTATTGGAAAGCGAGGCCGAAAGAATATTTATCCGTTCCAAATATGATAAAGGATACAAATACCTAAATCAGGAAGCAATGGACATTGAGCTGGCAAAATATGGAATGCTGCTGCCAAGTCCAGTATTCAAGAGAAACATCCTGCAAACTATTAATACCAGAAACCTGGCTGGCAAGCAAAAATATGCCGTAGAAAATACACTCGATGAACTTTTAAAGCATATCAATGAAAACTCAAAGATCAAAATAGAAATTCTGAAAAAGAAGGAAAAAGCCAAAGATTAGACACCGAAAAATATCCACTAAATAAAACATAAAAAATGATTAAAATTTCACTTAGCATACTGGCGGTTTACCTGATGTATTATGCAGGTAACATCTTGTACGATCTGTTTCTCAAGAAAGAAAAAGCAATTTACAAAGAAGAGACTGAGGAATTTTCTTTGTCCGCCATCTCCGAGCAGTACGAAGCCCTTACTGCAACTATTGGGATTGAAGATGTTGAAAATATCATAACTCCAAAATCATTCAACAGAAAAGAATTAACTCCTATTCCAAGCGAAGAAACGGAACAAAGACAGGATCTGGAGTATTTGAGGGAACGATTTGAATCTGAACAAGATTTAGATGAATTGGATAATGCACCAAAAAAGGATTCCATCGAAAAGGAAAACCTACAAAATTCTGAAAATTCTGAATCAAGTGAAACGTATCCTAACCAAAAAGAAAAAATATCAAAAGAACAGGAAATCCAAAAACCTTACGATGTGATTACCCAAAGCCCAATTATTATAGACAAAGCCACAGAAAATTCCAGAATAAAAGAATGGAAGAAGATGCTCAATCTTTCTGAAACCTTGGTTCAAATGGTTGCCAACTATGACGGACACAAAGTTTACCATTCCACAATGTAGCCTTTATTCCAAATAATATAACTCACTAATAAACAACGTGTTAAAAATACGATGCAGGGTATTCTATGCCCAAAAACCAAAAATAAACCAATTAATTAACCTTCTAAAAGAACACTTATTATGAATCAAAAATTCAAAAAACACCAAATGATGAAAAAAATTTTAACCCTCGCTTTTGTAGTGATGGCACTAACACCTGCATTTGCACAAGGCGGTGCAACAGCGATCTCGAACGCCGCCAACGACATTAAGGATTATTGGGATCCTATCAAACTAATCCTGAAAGCAGTTGGTGGATTGGTTGGTTTCATTGGAGGTTTGAGAGTGTATAACAAATGGACGAATGGCGACCAGGATGTCAACAAAGAGATCCTTGGTTATGGAGGAGCAATGATCTTCCTGCTGGTAGTTCCGGAATTCGTAACCGCATTTTTTGCCTAAGATGGGATTCTATTTATACAAGGGGCTCAAAAAACCCCTTGTGTTTTTCGGACTGAAAGGGAAATACATTTTTTACGCAGTGGGTGTCATTGGCACAGGAGTCATTTTGGCGCTGGTATTATCGAAGTTTGGATTACTAGGTTCTTTATTCGGACTCGCAATAACCGCAGGAGGTGTTTATCTGATCTTCAAAAGACAGGACAAATATGGGCTATATGATAAAACTAAAAATTTCGATCAGATCTTGATCTTTCCAAAAAAATTAACCAACAAAAGACTTTTAAAGAATGATGAAACCGAAAGGTTAAATATGACGAATAAAAAATAAATAAGTTCAATATGAAAAAGGAAAAACAAGCATTTAACATCCCTTTTATCGGGTATGATTATGCAAAAGATTTCAATTGGGATTTCGATGTTCTTTTCGGACAGTATGGAAATCCTATTATTGGTATTAGGATAAAAAATATTGTAGAGCAGTATTCAGCAGATCCGGATACGTACCTCCATTTTCATACGGTCTTAAATCAGGTAGTCTCGATTATTGGTGAAGGAAGAATTGTCCAGAAGCTCGACATTTTTTCTAAAAAAAGATACACCGCAGAACAGTCCAATCAGTTTCTACAGCAAAAATATTCAGAACATTTTGAGGGCAGGCTTTTTAAAACCATCGAAACCGTGCTATTCTTCACGGATATTATCGATGACAAACTGAAAAAGAAAACTAAGCATTATCATTTTTCGGATAAAAGTTATAAGGAACTACGGGATAAGTGCCAGAAAGTATTGATGCTTTTGAAACAGAATAATTGTGAACCTGAGTTTTTATTTGAGAAAGATTTTGATTACTACATTTCGGGAGTTCTGTCGATGCAGTTTACAGAAACTCCAACTTTTGATAATATAAAAAGCACCAACGAATTTTTGCAGATCGGAAATAGGATTGTGAAAAACATTGCCTATGTTGACGTAGAAAACATTGATCTGCCTTCAGAAATTGAGCCTTACTCAGTTTTAGGAGGTAACGGAGCTGCAGCTGAGACGGCGGTTGACAATTTTAGTTTCATCAATGAACTGGAAGACTACGAGACCATTGTCTACAATCAGATCATTACCATTCCCCTTCAGGCACAACAGCAAAGGGAGCTTGATAAAAAAAAGAAAAAACATGAAGGCGCGGCGAACAATTCTCCGTCCAACGCGATTATAGCAGATGAAATTCAGACCCTGCTTCATAACATTGCAACCGATGGACAGCTCGTCGTCAATGCTCATTTTTCCATCCTTTTTTCAGCACACACATTGGAGAAAATGGAAAATATTCAGTCGATGATTGAAAACAAGCTTTTCACGAAAGGAATTATTGTTTCTAAAAATGCCTACAACCAGTTAGAACTCTGGCGATCAGCCATTCCGGGCAATGGAACAGAACTTAGGGAATACGATCTATTTATGACGACAAGCGAAGCGGCCTTGTGTTTTTTTTTTAAAGAAAGTTACCCGGTCAATGAAGAATCCAATTTCTACCTGAGATTTACAGACAGACAGGGCGTTCCGCTAAAAGTAGATCCTTCGGATTTACCGATGAAAACAGGAAGAATAAACAACAGGAATAAGTTTGTTTTAGGACCCAGTGGGTCAGGCAAGAGTTTTTTAATGAATAATATCATCGAGCAATATCTGACCTACAATTATGATGTAGTCATTGTTGATACAGGAGATTCTTATTCAGGAACTTGTAAATACAAAGGAGGAAGATACATTCAGTACACCGAAGAAAAACCGATTACTATGAATCCTTTTCTAATGGATAAGAAAGAGTTCAATATCGAAAAAATCGAATTTTTAACCAACCTGATCTTCCTGATTTGGCAAGGTCCTGACTCTTCAATGTCATCAGCACAAAAGTCCATATTAGACAATGTATTGATGTCGTATTATCATCAGTATTTTAACTCAGGACAAGAATGGTATCAAAATAAAACTTCGGAAGAACTTATTTTATATCTCAATAAATATAACATTCAAGAAGAGGATCTATTCACAGAATATGAGAATGAAGCCAAAGGACATCAAAACTATTATGACATTTTGGGGATTACATTCGATGCCAGTTCTAATGAAATCAAGGAAGCCGGAAGAAAATTATTAAAATTTTATCATCCTGATAAAAACATCAACAATCCGGAATATGAAAGTGAGAATTTTTATAAAGTCTATGAAGCGTATGATACGCTGAACGATGAAGAAAGAAGGAAAATATACAATGAAACGCAGTTGATCTTAATTAAGTCGAATGACATCATCAAGCAGACCAGATCATCTGAGCAGTGGAATGAATCTTTTAGAAAAGCTATCATCAGAAAAATTAAAGAATTAGAAGAAAAGCTAGTTGTAACAGAACTTTCGTTCAATGGATTTTATGATTACTGCGATCAATTTCTCCCCATTTACCTGAATAATAAGAAACACAATATTATAGAAAAGGAATTTAATCTGCGCACCTTTTTATTTGTGCTGAAAGATTTTTACAAAGGCGGAAGGTATGGAACAACATTAAATGAAAGTGCAGACAATACGCTTTTTGACGAATCATTGATCGTTTTTGAAATTGATAATGTAAAGGACAATCCCAAACTCTTTCCGATTGTCACGCTCATTATTATGGACACTTTTATTCAGAAAATGAGACTCAGAAAAGACCGCAGAAAAGCACTCATCATCGAAGAAGCGTGGAAGGCAATCGCAAGTAAACTGATGGGAGGCTACATTCTTTACTTGTATAAAACCGTAAGGAAATTTTGGGGAGAAGCAGTAGTAGTCACTCAGGAACTCGATGACATTATTGGAAATGCGGTGGTAAAAGATTCCATCATCAATAATTCGGACACGTTTATACTGCTTGACCAGACAAAGTTCAAAGACAACTTTGATAAGATCGCTTCATTGCTTTCACTCAATAAAGTAGAGCAAAACAAGATTTTTACCATTAATAATCTCAATAATAAATTCGGAAGAAGTCGTTTTAAAGAATTTTATCTGAAAAGAGGTTCCAAAGGAGAGGTGTACGGAAACGAGGTTTCTTTGGAGCAGTATCTGACCTACACAACAGAAAAACCTGAAAAGTCTGCTGTTGAGTATTATGTACATCGATATGGCAATTATGATGAAGCATTGCGCAAAATAGTTGATGATTTGAAAATCTTCGGAGACAGTCTCGAAAATCTTGTATCGCTCGTGAATTTATATCAAAATCCACTGGATCAAAAAATCAATTCCTTTTACGGAATGATGAAAAAAGAACTTAAAGGGAAGAATGTCTTCAAGACCATCTCACAGGAATTAGAAGACCGAAATATCAGTTTTTCAGAATTAATAAATAAAAAACAATATGAAAAAGTTTAGCATTCTATTTTTAGGATTTGGAAGTTTATTGTGTGCTCAAAACACCTACATCGATCCTACGGTAACGGCAGCAATGATTCTATATTCTGAAAATCTAAAAGCCAAACAGAATGAGGTCATCGAAGAAACTTCAAAACTAAAAGATGCCCAGACGTGGGTCGGAACCCAGATGGTTGCAGCTAACGATATTCAGAATAAAATTCTGAAGGGCTTAAAAGAAGTTTCCGGGACACTGCAAAATGGTATTCAGGTGCAGGAGATCTACTCGGAACTCAATAAGTGTTACAATTACTCAGCACAAGTAGGACAATTAGCATCAGCACATCCGCAATACGCAATTTTTGGGGTGAAAGCTTCCCAAAAAACCTACGAGCAAAGCCTGAAAATAGTGACAGATGTTTCTGACATCCTCGCATCCGGAGAGTTGAATCTGGCTACTGCAGGAGACCGCTACAAAATCCTTCATAATATTTCCGGTAATGTCAAAAATCTGAAGTTGTGGCTTTTGGCCATCAAATTAAGATTGGAGAAAGCAAACCGATTGGGATTCTGGAATTCCATCAATCCATTTGCAGGCTACATCAATACAGACAAAGCGATTGTTGAGGATATTATGGATCGGTATAAAAGGAATTTTTAAAACCAAAAAGATGAAATCGAGGAACGAGATTCGCC belongs to Chryseobacterium sp. KACC 21268 and includes:
- a CDS encoding bacteriophage spanin2 family protein, with protein sequence MKNYYEFLFLLIGISLTSCKSIISNQGKPLKYNSLELNHKYEIQDFKAKIHKIKITSIDGKNVYGISKKGDSITIDKKQIREVKKVKIAGSIVVGIVALATVIFVPI
- the mobC gene encoding plasmid mobilization relaxosome protein MobC yields the protein MGTDEKDGIIVIRINKQKKKYWRKICSEKKISMTSLIINSAENRILDDERRIVLAFIEKQDNLFVKIETNINQIAKIANAQKFISAADLQDFSNKLSEIADLKIKQNDIFIKIYSLLGQ
- a CDS encoding relaxase/mobilization nuclease domain-containing protein; the protein is MIVKIMKPAGSSFPGVNYNDKKVNKGIGELMLMKNFPSFINEASSQKEVRDYLKSISKNEKVKKPQFHSVISTKFQWHSKEELKNVAEGFMSEMGYGTQPFIVVFHKDTDNNHVHIVSTRVDKQSGKKIDDSYERLKAQKALCNTMGKLYGQSPEAELHKLLNYKISSFSQLETLLHRNGYKINRNTNDENFYSILKNGVIQRTLSGNQIVFDNSKSDSRARQIKAILNKYKELYSNKVFKVEDNRRSQSMLPQEKIADRENLSKSKIEFESELQKKLKDVFGIDIVFHQKEGLKPFGYTLIDHKTGSVYKGSEILKMNELFEFTSETLDKKLFEILKDYNIPNQESREILLEFLKKQYRETEIKDFMLFENRGKKDLETYRKVQFEVKDFIRNNKNTNDEKKDISITTAEDGKLYAVHTRFHYVVELQPLIGEKEYQKFLNPIGINEVQTENRTENNKKTELNKAVNEMLFEWMKSSGTAKDPAENELKKRKKKRR
- a CDS encoding ParA family protein; protein product: MIITFATQKGGTGKTTLAIALANYISTNSEIKINVFDFDYQKSFYYKWKEDEVLEIPKLYDVEIIGEDDGQPFSDFDTLIDLKESEEINLFDLAGTLDAKYSDLLIYSDFIVIPFEYSDVSVKSTLVFINMLGLLESEAERIFIRSKYDKGYKYLNQEAMDIELAKYGMLLPSPVFKRNILQTINTRNLAGKQKYAVENTLDELLKHINENSKIKIEILKKKEKAKD
- a CDS encoding DUF4134 domain-containing protein, yielding MMKKILTLAFVVMALTPAFAQGGATAISNAANDIKDYWDPIKLILKAVGGLVGFIGGLRVYNKWTNGDQDVNKEILGYGGAMIFLLVVPEFVTAFFA
- a CDS encoding DUF4133 domain-containing protein, giving the protein MGFYLYKGLKKPLVFFGLKGKYIFYAVGVIGTGVILALVLSKFGLLGSLFGLAITAGGVYLIFKRQDKYGLYDKTKNFDQILIFPKKLTNKRLLKNDETERLNMTNKK
- a CDS encoding TraG family conjugative transposon ATPase, giving the protein MKKEKQAFNIPFIGYDYAKDFNWDFDVLFGQYGNPIIGIRIKNIVEQYSADPDTYLHFHTVLNQVVSIIGEGRIVQKLDIFSKKRYTAEQSNQFLQQKYSEHFEGRLFKTIETVLFFTDIIDDKLKKKTKHYHFSDKSYKELRDKCQKVLMLLKQNNCEPEFLFEKDFDYYISGVLSMQFTETPTFDNIKSTNEFLQIGNRIVKNIAYVDVENIDLPSEIEPYSVLGGNGAAAETAVDNFSFINELEDYETIVYNQIITIPLQAQQQRELDKKKKKHEGAANNSPSNAIIADEIQTLLHNIATDGQLVVNAHFSILFSAHTLEKMENIQSMIENKLFTKGIIVSKNAYNQLELWRSAIPGNGTELREYDLFMTTSEAALCFFFKESYPVNEESNFYLRFTDRQGVPLKVDPSDLPMKTGRINNRNKFVLGPSGSGKSFLMNNIIEQYLTYNYDVVIVDTGDSYSGTCKYKGGRYIQYTEEKPITMNPFLMDKKEFNIEKIEFLTNLIFLIWQGPDSSMSSAQKSILDNVLMSYYHQYFNSGQEWYQNKTSEELILYLNKYNIQEEDLFTEYENEAKGHQNYYDILGITFDASSNEIKEAGRKLLKFYHPDKNINNPEYESENFYKVYEAYDTLNDEERRKIYNETQLILIKSNDIIKQTRSSEQWNESFRKAIIRKIKELEEKLVVTELSFNGFYDYCDQFLPIYLNNKKHNIIEKEFNLRTFLFVLKDFYKGGRYGTTLNESADNTLFDESLIVFEIDNVKDNPKLFPIVTLIIMDTFIQKMRLRKDRRKALIIEEAWKAIASKLMGGYILYLYKTVRKFWGEAVVVTQELDDIIGNAVVKDSIINNSDTFILLDQTKFKDNFDKIASLLSLNKVEQNKIFTINNLNNKFGRSRFKEFYLKRGSKGEVYGNEVSLEQYLTYTTEKPEKSAVEYYVHRYGNYDEALRKIVDDLKIFGDSLENLVSLVNLYQNPLDQKINSFYGMMKKELKGKNVFKTISQELEDRNISFSELINKKQYEKV